The following DNA comes from Deinococcus sp. NW-56.
GCGGCCCACGCCGCGCGTTCCCGGTGAGGAGGTGGGGGGTAAACGGCAGGCGCCAGAAGGCACCCGCCCCGGCCCGGATCAGTCCTGGGAGGCCCTGGCGGGGCGGCACGCGGCGGTACGGGCGCAACTGCTGATGCTGGTGGAGCATGCCGGGGACGACCCGGAGCGGACCTTTTTTCACCCCTTCATGGGCGACCTGACCGCGCTGGACTGGCTGCGGATGGCGGCCTATCACGTCGGCCACCATCGGCGGCAACTGGAAGGAGCCGGATAAGACCTGGCCTCAGAACCACGCCTCCTGCATCTCCAGCGTCGTGGGGTCCGCGCTTACCAGCAGGTCGGCGTGGGCCTTGACCTTGGGCAGCTCGTGCACGGCGAAGAAGCGGGCGGCGTGGAGCTTGCCCTGGTAGAAGTCGGCACCCTCGCCCCGCGCCTGCGGCAGCCTGCGGGCCGCGACCGCCGCCTGCCGCAGCCACATCCAGCCCACGACCGTGTGCCCCAGCATCTCCAGGGCACTGTGGGCATTGGCGAGAAAACGGTCGGGGCCGAGGGTCGGGGCCTGGGCCAGCAGGCCGCGCAGGGCCGCCGTGCTCTGGGCGACGGCGGTGGCGAGCGCGGTACGAATCTCGGCCACCCCCTCCAGCTCCTCGGAGGCTGTCAGGTCCGCCGACATCCGTTCCAGCAGCACGGCCAGGCCGCGCCCACCCGCCTGGGTGACCTTGCGCCCCAGCAGGTCGAGGGCCTGAATCCCTTCTGTCCCCTCGTGGATGGGGTTGAGGCGGTTGTCGCGGTAGTACAGCTCGACCGGGGAGTCGCGGGTGTAGCCCGCCCCGCCCATGACCTGAATCGCGTCACTCAGCGCCTCCTGGCTGTACTTGCTGGGCCACGATTTGACGATGGGGGTCAGCAGGTCGAGGAGCAGCCCGGTGTCCTTCCGCCCTTCCTCCGGCCCGGTGTGCAGGTCGTCCACCAGCGAGGAGGCGTAGAGCCCCAGCGCGAGGCCCCCCTCCACGAAGCTTTTTTGCCGCAGCAGCATCCGGCGCACGTCGGGGTGCTGGATGATGGGCACCGGCTCGGCGTGGGGGTCCTTGTTGCCGGGGGAGCGCCCCTGCCGCCGCTCGCGGGCGTATTCCAGGCTGGCGAGGTAGCCCGCGTACCCCAGCATCACCGCGCCCATCCCGACGCCGATGCGGGCCTCGTTCATCATGTGGAACATCTGCGCCAGCCCCTGCCCTGGCTCGCCCACGAGTTCGCCCACCGTCTCGCCGCCCTCCCCGAAATTGAGCAGCGTGTTCGTGGTGCCCCGGTAGCCCATCTTGTGGTTCAGTCCCGCCAGGACGACGTGGTTGGACTCGCCGGGCTTTCCGTCTTCCCCCACCCGGTAGCGCGGCACGATGAAGAGCGAGATGCCCTTCACGCCCGCCGGAGCGCCCTTGATGCGAGCAAGGACGAGATGGACGATGTTCTCGGACAGTTCGTGCTCGCCGCCCGAAATCCACATCTTGGTCCCGGTGAGGCTGTAGGTGCCGTCCCCACGCGGCGTGGCCGTCGTCGTGATGTCGGCCAGGCCGGACCCGGCGTGCGGCTCGGAGAGGGCCATCGTGCCGAACCAGCGGCCTTCCAGCAGTGGGGTGAGGTACTTCGCCTGCTGTTCCTCGGACGCGAACTCACGCAGCAGGTTGGCGTTGCCGATGGTCAGGAAGGGATAGCCGCTCGTGGAAATGTTGGCCGCCTGAAAGTGCGCCTGCACCGCTTGCATGACCACCCAGGGCAGTTGCAGCCCGCCCAGCTCCTCGTCGTGATGGGCGCTGAAGAAGCCCGCGTCCCGGAAGGCCCGCATCGCGTCGGCCATCTGCGGGGGCAGCTTGACCTTGCCGTCCACGACGTGCGGCTCGTGGACATCCGCCTCGCGCAGGTGGTTGGCGAAGTAGCGCTCGGCCACGCTGTAGGCGAGGTTCAGCACGTCGTCGTAGACCTCGCGCGAGTGTTCGGCAAAGCGGGGGCGGGAGGGCAGCGCGGCGGTGTCGAGCACCTCGTAAAGCTGGAACTGGAGGTCGCGGCGGGACAGGAAGGGGGCCATCGGGGGTGCTCCTTTCAAGGCGGAATGTCCGTGAACGTCAACTGTGAACGCTGGCGTTTACTATAGGGCACGTTCAGACCCTCATTCGCCGTCCTACCGGAGGTTTTCCATGCGTGCCGTGACCTGCACCGCTTTCGCCGAACCCGAAGCCCTCAGCGTTCAGACCGTTCCCGACCCTGCCCCCGGCCCCGGCGAGGTGGTCTTGCGGGTGGAGGCAGCGGGCGTGAACTACCCCGACGCCCTGATGGTGATGGGGCAGTATCAGGTCAAACCTCCCCTGCCCTTCACGCCGGGGGCGGAAGCCGCTGGGACGGTCGCAGCCCTGGGCGAGGGGGTGACGCATCTGCGGCCAGGGCAACGGGTCGCGGCCTTCACCGGCACCGGGGCTTTTGCAGAACACCTCCTCGCCCCGGCGAACGCGGTCATGCCGCTGCCCGATGGAGTCAGCACCGAAGTCGCCGCCGGGCTGCCGCTCGCCTTCGGGACCACCATGCACGCGCTGGTCGACCGGGCGAACCTCCGGGAAGGCGAGACGCTGCTGGTGCTGGGGGCGGCGGGGGGCGTGGGGCTGGCCGCCGTCATGATCGGCAAGGCGCTGGGCGCTCGGGTGATCGCGGCGGCGAGCAGCGAGGAGAAGCTGGCCCTCTGCCGCGAGCATGGAGCGGATGAGACGCTGAACTACAGCTCGGAGGATCTGCGCGAGCGGATCAAGACGCTGACGGGGGGCCGGGGGCCGGACGTGATCTTTGACCCGGTGGGCGGCAACTTTGCGGAAGCGGCCTTCCGGTCCATCGGCTGGGGCGGGCGTTACCTCGTGGTGGGGTTTGCGGGGGGCGGGATTCCGAAGCTGCCGCTGAATCTGCCGCTGCTCAAGGGCGCGTCGCTGGTGGGCGTGTTCTGGGGCGAGTTCGCCCGGCGCGACCCCCGCGCCAATGCCCGCAACCTCGCCCGGCTGCTGGGGTGGGTGGCGGACGGCACGGTGCGGCCCCTGGTGAGTGGGCGCTACCCGCTGGAGCGCACCCCGGAGGCGCTGCGGGCGCTGCTGGAACGGCGAGTCACCGGGAAGGTGGTCGTCACCCCTTGACCCCGCTGACCTTCTACACGACCGCCGAACTCGCGCGGGAGGCGGGCGTGACCCGGCGCACGGTGATGCACTACGCCGACCTCGGGCTGCTGACGCCCGACCAGGTCACGGCGTCCGGGCGGGCACTGTACGGTCCCTACGCCCTGCGGCTACTCCGCGACGTGCTGGACCTGCGGGCGCTGGGGGTGCCGCTCGACGAGGCCCGCGACATGGTGACCCTGCGCCGGGCGACCCACACCCTCGACGGCACCTACCGCCGCGACTGGACCCGTGCCGATATCCCGCTCTCCGACGAGCGGTTGCGGGTGATTCACGCCCGGCTGCGGCTGTTGCAGGAGGCCTATGCCCGGCAGGCCGAGGGGCTGGCCCGCTTCGACCGCTGGCTCACCAAGCGCTTTACCGGGGGCGAGGTGGAACCGCTGGACCCCGAGGCGCTGGAGGGGGAAAGGGCGGGCTAGACCCAACCAGTTGGCCTACACTCTCCCGGTGACGTCCGGCCCGGCCTCTCCTCCCACCCCCCGCACAAGCGAACTCGGCCCCCTCGTGCGGCTGGCGGGGCCGGTGATCGTGTCGCAGTTCGCGGCCAACGCGCTGACGCTGATCTCCACGGCGGTGATCGGACGGCTGGGCACCCCGGAACTCGCGGCGGCGGCCTACGCGAACGCGACCTACTACCTGCTGTTCCTGATCCTGAGCGGGATCATGCTGGCGGTGGGGCCAAGGGCGGCGCAGGCGCACGGCCGGGGCGACCCGGCGGGGGTGGCCCTCGCCCTGCGCGGGGGCTTGCGGCTGGCCCTGGGCCTGACGGCGGTGGCCCTGCCACTGATGTGGGGCGTCGCGGCGCTCCTTCCCGGCCTCGCCCCGGAAGGGGTGCGCGGCGACCTCGCGGCGAGCTACCTGCGGCTCTACGCGCTGGGGATGCTCCCGGTGCTCGCCTTCGTGGCCCTGCGGGGGGCGCTGGAGGGGACCGGGCAGCCCCGTCTGGTCACGGTGACGGCGCTGGGCGGGGTGGCGGTGGTTGCCTTCCTGAGTCCCGCGCTCGCCTTCGGGTGGGGGCCGCTGCCCGCGCTGGGGCTGCCGGGAGCCGCCGCCGCGAGTGCCGTGACCGCCTGGGCGATGGCGCTGACGCTGTTGCCGGTGGCGCTGCGCCGCTTTCCCGCCGTGCCGGGAGGCCGGGTGGGGCCGGAGGTGGGGGCGCTGCTGCGCCTGGGCTGGCCCATCGGCCTGACCCTGGGGGCCGAGGGCGGGATGTTCAGCGTGACCTCGCTGCTGATGGCCCGCTTCGGGGCCGAGGCTCTCGCGGCGCATAACGTGGCGTTGCAGGTCATCACAGCGGTCTTCATGGTGCCGCTGGGGCTGTCCACCGCCACCGGCATTCGGGTGGCGCAGACGGCGGGCGGCGGGAACCTTGCTGCGGTTCGCCGCGCCGGGCTGACCGGCATTGGGCTGGCGGGGGGCGTGATGCTGGCCTTCGCCGCGCTGGAACTGCTGGCGCCCCGGCTGGTGCTGGGCGTGTTCGTGGACGCGGGAGACCCCGCAAACGTGGCCTTGCTGGCGACCGGCGCGGGCCTGCTCGCCATCGCCGCCCTGTTCCAGACGGTGGATGGGGTGCAGGTCACCGCGAACGCAGCGCTGCGCGGGCTGCAGGACACCCGCGTGCCGCTCTTGATCTCGCTCGCGTCCTACTGGGGGGTGGGGTTGGGGGTCGGTTCGCTGCTCGCCTTCGGGCTGGGGCTGGGGCCGCGTGGGCTGTGGTTCGGTCTGACGGCGGGGCTGTTCACGGCGGCGGCGGCGCTGCTGTGGCGCTTCCTGCGGCGCAGCGGCGGGACCGCCCGGCAAGTGTGAAGGAGAAGGGGGCGGCGGGCAGCGGGGCGTCAAGAACTCCGTCAGGTTCACGCGGGTATGCTGCCCCCCATGAAAGTTCTGGTGACCGGCGGCGCCGGGTATATCGGCAGCACGGTCTGTTCGGCTCTGGAGGACGCGGGGCACACCCCGGTGGTGCTGGACTCGCTGGTGACGGGGCCGGAAGCCTTCACGCGGGACCGCATCTTCTACCGGGGGGACGTGGCGGACTCGGCCCTGGTGCGCCGCATCTTCGCCGAGCACCCGGAGATCGCCGCCACCCTGCATTTCGCGGCGCTGATCGTGGTGCCCGAGTCGGTGGCGCACCCGGGGCGCTACTACCGCGAGAACGTGGTCGCCAGCCTGACCCTCTTCGAGACGCTTCAGGCCCTGGGGCAGACGCGGGTGGTCTTCAGCTCCAGCGCGAGCATCTACGACTCGCCCACCGACTTCCGGGTCACCGAGAGCAGCCCCCTGCGGCCCCTGAGTCCCTACGCCCGCTCCAAGCGGATGACCGAGGAGATGCTCGAAGACCTCTGCGCGGCGCCCGGCAGCGGGCTGCGCGCCGTCGCGCTGCGGTACTTCAATCCGCTGGGGGCCGATCCGCGACTCCGCACCGGGCCATACCTCGCCGAGCCGTCGCACATCCTGGGGCGGCTGGTGGCGGCCTCGCAGGGGCGGCAGGCGGCCTTCGAGATCACCGGAACCGACTATGCGACCCGCGACGGCACCGGCCTGCGTGACTATGTTCATGTCTGGGACCTCGCGCTGGCCCACGTGGCGGCGCTGGAGAGCTTTGACACGGCCTTTGAGCGGGCTGCCGGACAGGGGACAGACCCACGCGGCTTCCTGACGATCAATGTCGGCACCGGGCAGGGCGTGACCGTGCGCGAGCTGGTGACGGCCTTTTCGGAGGTGTCGCCCACGCCGCTCACCGTGCGCGAGGGACCGCGCCGCCCGGGCGACAGCGCCGGGGCCTATGCCGATATCACCCGCGCCCGCGAGCTGCTGAATTGGACACCCCGGCACACCACCGCCGAGGCGCTCGCCTCCGCCCTGGCCTGGGAGGCCGTGCGGCCGGAGCGGCTGGGTTAGGCGGCTCTGCCCGCGGAGCGCTGAGCACGGTGCCGAGCCGACCGACCCCAGCAGGACACCCCCGGCCAGACAGGTGGCGGGGCGTCCGGACTTCTCTCGGATAGCTTGGCGTGGCTGCTAAGCAAAACGTCCGCTCGGTCTCTGCCCAGTCGCCTGCCAGCCTGCCGTCCCGGACGTGGCTGCGGCTGCTGCGCTACGCCGCGCCCGTGGCGGCGGGTGTGCTGCTGTGGTATACGCTGAACACGCAGCCGGTCTCCCGTGAGGAACTGCGCAGCGCCCTGTGGCTGTGGGCGATCGCCGCGGTCCTTGCCCTGCGGCTGGGGCGGGCGCCGGGGGGACAGCGCTCACCGTTGCCGCCGCGCTGGCCGGTGGTGGCTCCACCGCTGTGGGGGGCGAGTATCGCCGGGGCACTCGCGCTGGCGCTGGGCTGGACCCACCAGCTGGAAGCCCTGGGGCTGGCCGCGGCCCTGTGGCTCGCGCTGTCAGGGCTGGAGCTGATCTGGCGGGAGCGCCTGCCCCCGCTGCGGCTGGGACTCCTCAGCGCCCCGGACACTCCGCCCCCGCCCCCGCACCCCCGCCTGACCTACCTGCCGGTCGCTCCGCACGAGCCTGACGTGCTGCGCGGCCTGAACGGGCTGGTCGTGGGGCACCGTCAGCAGGTCCCGGCCGAACACGCCCGGCTGCTGGAACACGCCCGCGTGACCGGAGTGCCGCTGTACTCGCGCGAACTGCTCGCGGAGGTGCTCACCGGGCGGGTGTCCCTCGACCTCGTGGAGCGCGACTGGCTGGACGCCGAGCGCTTTCAATCGGGCTATATGCCGGTCAAGCGGGCACTGGACGTGGCGCTGACCCTGCTGCTGCTGCCCGCGTTGCTGCCGCTGATGGGGGCGGTGGCGCTGGTCGTGCTGGCGAGTGGCGGGCGACCGGTGCTGTTCTGGCAGGAGCGCATCGGGCTGGGGGGGCGGCCCTTCCGGCTGGTCAAGTTCCGCACCAGGACCCGCGACTCCGAACGGGGGGGCGCGGCCTTCGCGCGGCAGGGAGACGCCCGCATCATTCGGGGCGGGGCCTTCCTGCGCAAGTTCCGGCTGGACGAACTGCCGCAGTTTTACAACGTGCTGCGCGGCGAGATGAGCATCATCGGCCCCCGGCCCGAGCAGTTCGCCTTCGCCGCCGACCTCGAGGAAAGTATCCCGCTGTACGCCACCCGGCACTGGGTGCGCCCCGGCATCACGGGTTGGGCACAGGTCACCCAGGGCTACACCGACAGCGTGGACCAGTTGCACGAGAAGCTGCAGTACGACTTCTACTACGTCAAGCACCTCTCGGCGCCGCTGGACCTCCTGATCGTCTGGAGGACCATCCTGACCATCCTGACCGGCTTCGGCGCCCGCTGATACGGTTCTCCTCCAGTCCGCTCGGTTAGGATAGTCCCTCCAACTGTCCCACCCGAATCTGCACGGGCCATCAGGCGCCCGAGTCCGTTGTGAAGTTCTACGCAGCGCTGGCGGCGCATTGTGCCGATTTTGTCAGAGGCAGGTCTTAACCTGTTCTTGAGCTGAAGGCCCCGGAGACCTCCCCGGAGCGCCGCAGTCTCCCACCCCTTACCCCCACGTCTTCTCGACAAAGGCAAACCCTCCGTGAGGAGGGGACGCAAAGCCACGGGACTTTGACCGAAGTCAGCCGGGCCACCGAAGGAAGAACCATGCAGAAATTTGCTCCCCTGGCCTGTGCCCTGACCCTGTTCCTCGCGGCCTGCTCGGCCCCCCAGCCCACCAGCCCTGCCCTCCCGGCCCCGCAGGACACCCCGGCCCCTCAGACCGACGTGGCCGCCGAGGGGGTCGCCACCGAGCAGGAAACCGCCGCCGCCACCGCCGCCCTTGAAGCGCTCAGCCTGAACCCGGCTCCCGTCGGCGCGGCGAGCGTGCGTCCCGACGGCACACTTCTCGTCGGTGAAGCACCGATGTTCCCGATGGGCTTTTACCACGTGTCGTGGGCCGCCGAGAGAAGCGTGCAGGTGCAAAAGCGGCTGCGCGACATGCACGCCGTGGCCGACCTGGGCTTCAACACCATGAACGTGACGATGTTCGACCCCGAAGCCGACCTCCAGCAGTTCGGGCAGCTGCTCGACGCAGCGCACGGGCGGGGCATGAAGCTGTTCGTGGAAGATTTCGGGGACGTCTCGATCAACACCTTCAAGACCCACCCCGCCACCCTGGGCTGGATGATCGCCGACGACTGCAACGCCCGCATTACCCCCGAGGAACTGGAGCGGCGGCACCTGGCGACCAAAGCGCTTGACCCCCACCACCTCACCTACACCAGCATGGCGATCTCCTACTCCAACAGCCACCCCGAGTTCTTCGGGCGGGCCGACGCGGTGGGCAACCAGTCCTACCCGGTGGGGCCTGCGGGGTACGGCGACTCACTGACCGTGGTGTACCCGGTGATGCAGCGCCTGGTGGCCGAATCGGCCCGCACCGGCACCCTGCCCATCGCCAACCTCCAGAGCTTCCGCTGGCCGGGCGGGCGTTACCCCACCGCCACCGAGCTGAACTCGATGACCAACCAGGCGCTCGGCGCGGGCGTCAAGGGCATCCTGTACTACACCTACCTCGACAACGCCAACGATCTGGCGACCTACACGGGGCTGCGCACCGAGCTGAAGAAACTGGCCGCCGAGATCAAGCTGCTCGCACCCGTGCTCCTGAACGGCCAGCGGCAGACGCTCGCCCTGACCGGCAACCTCGGGGAAGCCCGCGCCACCCTGTGGACCCACGGAGGCCGCCGCTACCTGCAAGTGCTGAGCCTGAACGAAACCCAGCGCCAGAGTGTCAAGGTCACGGTGCCCGGCGGGGCCACCACCCTGACCCCCCTCTTCGCGGGCCGGGCCAAGAGCCTGACCCTCAAGGCCGGAGCGGTCACCGGCAGCCTGACGCCCCTCACGGCCCAGTGGTACGAGGTGCGCTGACCCCAGCGGCGCAAGTGCGAGGCCCCTCCACCACTGGGAGGGGCCTTTTGCGTTGGACTCCGGTTTACATCTCCCCGCGCAGGTCCGTCACCCGCCGCAACTTGCCCCCCTCGCTGCGGGGCAGGGAGCCGGGCACGCACAGCTCGCAGCGCACGGTCACGCCCACCTGAACCTTGACCAGCCGCTCGATCTCGCCCCGCAGGGCGGCGGTCTCCTCGCCCGCCTCCACGCGCAGCAACAGGTCGTCGCGGGTGCCCGTGCGGGTCAGGACCACGTGGTAGTGCGGGCTGACCTGCCCCATGCCGACCAGCACGGCCTCCAGCTGGGTGGGGTACACGTTGACCCCGCGCAGGATGATCAGGTCGTCGGCGCGGCCCCGGATGCCGTCCATGCGGCGCATCGTGCGCCCGGTGGCGTTGGGTTCGGTGGCCTCCGGCAGCAGGCGGGTGATATCGCCCGTCCAGTAGCGCAGCATGGGCAGGGCGGTGCGGCTGATGGAGGACAGCACCAGCACGCCCCACTCACCGTCGGGCAGCACCTCCCCCGTCTCGGGGTCGACGATCTCGGGGTAGAAGTGGTCCTCCCAGAGGTAGCTGCCGTGCTGCTCGGTCGCGTCCTCGTTGGAGACGCCGGGGCCGATGATCTCCGAGAGGCCGTAGATGTTCGTCGCCGTGACGCCCAGCCGGGCCTCGACCTCGCGGCGCGTCTTCTCGGTCCAGGGTTCGGCGCCCAGCACGGCGTAGCGCAGCGAGGTGTCCTCTGGCCGCACGCCCCGGCGGGTGAACTCGTCCGCGAGGACCAGGGCGTAGCTCGGCGTGCAGGCGATCACCTCGGGTTCGAGGTCGAGGATCAGGCTGACCTGCCGCTCGGTGCCGCCGCCTGAGACGGGCACGGTGCACAGGCCCAGGCGCTCGGCCCCGCCGTGCAGGCCCAGGCCCCCGGTGAACAGGCCGTAGCCGTAGGCATTGTGAAAGGTCATGCCCGGCCGTGCCCCCGCCGCGTACAGCGAGCGGGCGACGACCTCTGCAAAGACGGCGAGGTCGTTCTCATCGTAGGCGACCACGGTGGGCTTGCCGGTCGTGCCGCTGCTGGCGTGCAGGCGGTGCAGCTCGTGCCGGGGCACGGCGCTGAGGCCCAGGGGGTAGTGGTCGCGCAGGTCGCTCTTGCGGGTCAGCGGAAAACGGGCGAGGTCCTCCAGGGTCCGCAGGTCGTTCGGGGTGACCCCCGCCGCCCCGAAGCGGGCGCGGTGGGCGGGCACCCGCTCATCCATGCGGGCGGCGGTGGCCTGAAGGCGGGCAAGTTGCAGGGCGCGGAGGTCGGGGAGGGGCATGCCCTCACGGTCGGGCTGGAACATCGGGCCTCCAGTCGGCAGCGGTGCCGTCGGCCGCGCCGTGATCGGAAACGGGAAAGGCGGGGAGGAGGGCCGGGTCGCCCACCACCTTGCCGGGATTCAGCAGGTTCAGCGGGTCCAGCATAGCCTTCACCTCCCGCATCACGTCCAGCGCGTCCCCGTGTTCCGAACGCAGGTACGCCCGTTTGCGCAGCCCCACCCCATGCTCGCCCGTGCAGGTGCCGCCCACCGCGACGGCGTGCGCGGCGAGGGCATGCAGGACTTGGTCGATCCGGGTCCAGGCGTCCGCGTCGTCGGGAGGGGCGTGCATCAGGAGGTGCAGGTTGCCGTCCCCGACGTGACCCACGAGGGGCGCGGTCAGGCCGTACTGCTCTAAAAGTTCCTGAGCCAGCGCCACCGTTCCTGCCAGCGCCGAGAGGGGCACGCACACGTCCCCAATCCGGGTCGCGTGACCGGGCCAGGCCGCTCGCAGCGCGTCGTACACGCCGTGGCGGGCCGCCCACAGCTCGGTCTGCGCCTCGGGCGTGCGGGCCGCGCCGACGAGGGCGCCGCCATGCAGGGAGGCCGCCTCCCGCAGCAGGGCGAGCTGCGCGTCCAGATCGGCCCGGTCCCGGCCTGCAACCTCCACCCAGAGGGTCGGGGCCTCCGGGTCGCGGCGGGCACGGTGGCGGTTCACGGCGGCCACGGTCGCGGCATCCACGAACTCCAGCCGCTCCGGGGTCAGACCCAGGCCGCGCAGGGTCACGCTGGCGGCGACGGCCCCCTCCACGTCCCTGAAGGCGAGCTGCACGCTGGCCGTCGCGGGTGGCAGGGGATGCAGCCGCAGCGTGAGGGCGGTGATCACGCCCAGCGTCCCCTCCGAGCCCAAGAAAAGCTGCTTCAGCGCGTAGCCGCTGCTGCTCTTGCGGGCCGCATTGCCCAGCGTGAGTACCCGGCCATCCGCCAGCGCCACCCGCAGGGCGGCCACGTTCTCGCGCATCCCTCCGTAGCGCACGGTGGTTGTGCCGCTCGCGTTGGTGGCCGCCATCCCACCCAGTGAGGCGTCCGCTCCGGGGTCCACCGGGAAGAAGAGGCCGTGCGGACGCAGGCGGCGGTTCAGGGCCACGCGCCGCACCCCCGGCCCCACGGTGACGGTGAAGCCCAGGAGGTCCGGTTCGCCGACCCCGTCCATTCCGCCCAGGTCCAGCGAAATGGCGCCCGGCACGGGCAGGGCCGCTCCCTCCAGGCTGGTGCCCGCACCCCAGGGAGTGACGGGAACGCGCCAGTCGCGGGCCACCGCCAGCGTCTCCAGCACGTCCCCTTCCGAGCGGGCGTAGACCACCGCGCCGGGCACCCAGGTCAGCGGAGTGCCCTCGTCGCGGGCGTGGGCGCTCCGGTCACCGGGGGCGAGGCTGACGCACTCGC
Coding sequences within:
- a CDS encoding DinB family protein codes for the protein MTRQQEEAWAQAAAGLRRLGTTGDEVAARLTRELDAFEAVVARSQDRWHQPLSGREWTAAQEAEHVILVNESSARIAALLASDRPLRPTPRVPGEEVGGKRQAPEGTRPGPDQSWEALAGRHAAVRAQLLMLVEHAGDDPERTFFHPFMGDLTALDWLRMAAYHVGHHRRQLEGAG
- a CDS encoding acyl-CoA dehydrogenase is translated as MAPFLSRRDLQFQLYEVLDTAALPSRPRFAEHSREVYDDVLNLAYSVAERYFANHLREADVHEPHVVDGKVKLPPQMADAMRAFRDAGFFSAHHDEELGGLQLPWVVMQAVQAHFQAANISTSGYPFLTIGNANLLREFASEEQQAKYLTPLLEGRWFGTMALSEPHAGSGLADITTTATPRGDGTYSLTGTKMWISGGEHELSENIVHLVLARIKGAPAGVKGISLFIVPRYRVGEDGKPGESNHVVLAGLNHKMGYRGTTNTLLNFGEGGETVGELVGEPGQGLAQMFHMMNEARIGVGMGAVMLGYAGYLASLEYARERRQGRSPGNKDPHAEPVPIIQHPDVRRMLLRQKSFVEGGLALGLYASSLVDDLHTGPEEGRKDTGLLLDLLTPIVKSWPSKYSQEALSDAIQVMGGAGYTRDSPVELYYRDNRLNPIHEGTEGIQALDLLGRKVTQAGGRGLAVLLERMSADLTASEELEGVAEIRTALATAVAQSTAALRGLLAQAPTLGPDRFLANAHSALEMLGHTVVGWMWLRQAAVAARRLPQARGEGADFYQGKLHAARFFAVHELPKVKAHADLLVSADPTTLEMQEAWF
- a CDS encoding NADPH:quinone oxidoreductase family protein, whose amino-acid sequence is MRAVTCTAFAEPEALSVQTVPDPAPGPGEVVLRVEAAGVNYPDALMVMGQYQVKPPLPFTPGAEAAGTVAALGEGVTHLRPGQRVAAFTGTGAFAEHLLAPANAVMPLPDGVSTEVAAGLPLAFGTTMHALVDRANLREGETLLVLGAAGGVGLAAVMIGKALGARVIAAASSEEKLALCREHGADETLNYSSEDLRERIKTLTGGRGPDVIFDPVGGNFAEAAFRSIGWGGRYLVVGFAGGGIPKLPLNLPLLKGASLVGVFWGEFARRDPRANARNLARLLGWVADGTVRPLVSGRYPLERTPEALRALLERRVTGKVVVTP
- a CDS encoding MerR family transcriptional regulator; protein product: MTFYTTAELAREAGVTRRTVMHYADLGLLTPDQVTASGRALYGPYALRLLRDVLDLRALGVPLDEARDMVTLRRATHTLDGTYRRDWTRADIPLSDERLRVIHARLRLLQEAYARQAEGLARFDRWLTKRFTGGEVEPLDPEALEGERAG
- a CDS encoding MATE family efflux transporter produces the protein MTSGPASPPTPRTSELGPLVRLAGPVIVSQFAANALTLISTAVIGRLGTPELAAAAYANATYYLLFLILSGIMLAVGPRAAQAHGRGDPAGVALALRGGLRLALGLTAVALPLMWGVAALLPGLAPEGVRGDLAASYLRLYALGMLPVLAFVALRGALEGTGQPRLVTVTALGGVAVVAFLSPALAFGWGPLPALGLPGAAAASAVTAWAMALTLLPVALRRFPAVPGGRVGPEVGALLRLGWPIGLTLGAEGGMFSVTSLLMARFGAEALAAHNVALQVITAVFMVPLGLSTATGIRVAQTAGGGNLAAVRRAGLTGIGLAGGVMLAFAALELLAPRLVLGVFVDAGDPANVALLATGAGLLAIAALFQTVDGVQVTANAALRGLQDTRVPLLISLASYWGVGLGVGSLLAFGLGLGPRGLWFGLTAGLFTAAAALLWRFLRRSGGTARQV
- the galE gene encoding UDP-glucose 4-epimerase GalE — its product is MKVLVTGGAGYIGSTVCSALEDAGHTPVVLDSLVTGPEAFTRDRIFYRGDVADSALVRRIFAEHPEIAATLHFAALIVVPESVAHPGRYYRENVVASLTLFETLQALGQTRVVFSSSASIYDSPTDFRVTESSPLRPLSPYARSKRMTEEMLEDLCAAPGSGLRAVALRYFNPLGADPRLRTGPYLAEPSHILGRLVAASQGRQAAFEITGTDYATRDGTGLRDYVHVWDLALAHVAALESFDTAFERAAGQGTDPRGFLTINVGTGQGVTVRELVTAFSEVSPTPLTVREGPRRPGDSAGAYADITRARELLNWTPRHTTAEALASALAWEAVRPERLG
- a CDS encoding sugar transferase; translated protein: MAAKQNVRSVSAQSPASLPSRTWLRLLRYAAPVAAGVLLWYTLNTQPVSREELRSALWLWAIAAVLALRLGRAPGGQRSPLPPRWPVVAPPLWGASIAGALALALGWTHQLEALGLAAALWLALSGLELIWRERLPPLRLGLLSAPDTPPPPPHPRLTYLPVAPHEPDVLRGLNGLVVGHRQQVPAEHARLLEHARVTGVPLYSRELLAEVLTGRVSLDLVERDWLDAERFQSGYMPVKRALDVALTLLLLPALLPLMGAVALVVLASGGRPVLFWQERIGLGGRPFRLVKFRTRTRDSERGGAAFARQGDARIIRGGAFLRKFRLDELPQFYNVLRGEMSIIGPRPEQFAFAADLEESIPLYATRHWVRPGITGWAQVTQGYTDSVDQLHEKLQYDFYYVKHLSAPLDLLIVWRTILTILTGFGAR
- a CDS encoding AMP-binding protein gives rise to the protein MFQPDREGMPLPDLRALQLARLQATAARMDERVPAHRARFGAAGVTPNDLRTLEDLARFPLTRKSDLRDHYPLGLSAVPRHELHRLHASSGTTGKPTVVAYDENDLAVFAEVVARSLYAAGARPGMTFHNAYGYGLFTGGLGLHGGAERLGLCTVPVSGGGTERQVSLILDLEPEVIACTPSYALVLADEFTRRGVRPEDTSLRYAVLGAEPWTEKTRREVEARLGVTATNIYGLSEIIGPGVSNEDATEQHGSYLWEDHFYPEIVDPETGEVLPDGEWGVLVLSSISRTALPMLRYWTGDITRLLPEATEPNATGRTMRRMDGIRGRADDLIILRGVNVYPTQLEAVLVGMGQVSPHYHVVLTRTGTRDDLLLRVEAGEETAALRGEIERLVKVQVGVTVRCELCVPGSLPRSEGGKLRRVTDLRGEM
- a CDS encoding FAD-binding oxidoreductase — its product is MGECVSLAPGDRSAHARDEGTPLTWVPGAVVYARSEGDVLETLAVARDWRVPVTPWGAGTSLEGAALPVPGAISLDLGGMDGVGEPDLLGFTVTVGPGVRRVALNRRLRPHGLFFPVDPGADASLGGMAATNASGTTTVRYGGMRENVAALRVALADGRVLTLGNAARKSSSGYALKQLFLGSEGTLGVITALTLRLHPLPPATASVQLAFRDVEGAVAASVTLRGLGLTPERLEFVDAATVAAVNRHRARRDPEAPTLWVEVAGRDRADLDAQLALLREAASLHGGALVGAARTPEAQTELWAARHGVYDALRAAWPGHATRIGDVCVPLSALAGTVALAQELLEQYGLTAPLVGHVGDGNLHLLMHAPPDDADAWTRIDQVLHALAAHAVAVGGTCTGEHGVGLRKRAYLRSEHGDALDVMREVKAMLDPLNLLNPGKVVGDPALLPAFPVSDHGAADGTAADWRPDVPARP